In the genome of Luteitalea pratensis, the window CGATCAGGATGGTGACCGCGAGGATCAGAACGTACGCGGGTATGAACGCCATGTAGAAGACGCAGCTTGCCAGCAGCAGCAAGGGCGTTCGCCACGACGCCGGACTGAGGAAGTACAGTCCGCACACCACAGGAAAGAACAGTGCGAACTCGAGCGAATTGAACAGCATCGGAGGACAGGCGGATCAGGAGGCGTGCAACGCCGCCGTGCGGTTGAACGATGCAAGCGCGTCTACGAGGCGTTCGTAGTCGGCACGTCGCGCCTGCCAGCTCTGGTGGCCAGCGAACTCGCGGGCCGCCTCGATTCTGCCGACCTGCTCCGCCGCATGCGCGTACACCTGCCGCATGACTCCTGCGAGACTCTCGACGTCGCCTGGTTCGAAAAAGTTGACCAACGCGTCGGTGAAATAATGCGCGTCGATGCGGGTCCGGGCGACGATCACCGGCACGCCGCACGCCATGAATTCGAGGATCTTCGTGCTGAACGCTTCGTTCCCGAAGCCGTCGGCGCGCTTGGGCACGACACCCACGTCGGCGGCGCTCATGACTTCGGCGATCTGGACCGACGGCAGGAAGTCCTTGATGCGGACCGCCTCGCCGAGGTGCAGCTCCTTTACGAGATCATGTAGGAGCGGCAGTGCCGGACCGCGACCATAGATGTGGAGCTCCGCGCTCGGCATCTGGCTTCGAGCGGCGGCGAACGCTCTGACGGCGAGATCCACGCCCTGGTGGTGATTGAGCGATCCCGGATACAGGAAGACGAACGGCGCGCCATCCGGCCGAGCGCGCTGCCGCGGCCGGAACAGCGTCAGGTCGGGATGATTGATGAAAACGGTGCACTTGTCGGCGGCGGCGCTGCGCCGGTTCAACGTCTCCACCCAGAGATCGTTTGACGCAATCACGTGATCGGCAAACCGGCACGACAGGCGCTCGAGAGCCGCCAGCATGCCGAACGTTTTCGATGGCCGGCCCTGCGCGAACTTGCCAGCATAGAGCTCCGGCATCATGTCGTGAATGTCGAGGATCAGCCGGGCCCCCATCACCTTCGGCAGCCACGCCGCAAAGACGAGGAAGTCCGGGACGTTGTGCACGTGCACGACGTCGTAGCGGCGGCGCACCTGAAGCCAGCTCAGGATGCTCATCGACTTGAGCCAGAACCAGAGCAGCTTGAGCAAGTACATCCACGCGGCTCGCTCCGTCGTCGACCGACGCTGGATCTGGTACACGCGAATCGTTCCCTCGTCGGCGCGCCTGCCAGAGCCCGCAGGCCGTAACGCAATGACGTCCACCTGGTCTCCGCGCGCCGCCAGCGTCCGGACGTAGCGCATCACCCGGTTGTCGGACTCGTGGAACGTGTACGCGAGATGGCAGACGCGTAGAGGCCGCCGAAGAGGCGTGCTCATTCTCGGGACGGGCTGGGCGCGGCGCTGGTCGATCGCTCGTCGACCGCGCCGCGGCCGCGGCCGACGAACGCGCGGAGGCGTTCGAGTTGCTCGGCGCGATGAAAGGCACGAAGGTCCGGCGGCACGGGACTCTGCAGCCTTCTCGCCCAGGCCCACGCATAGCCCGCCATCAGGCAGGCCCCACCAAGAACTAGCGGCTTCTGCCGCATCTGGAATACGGAGCGCAGCAGCTGCCATCCGGGGTGGCCACCGACCAGGAAGTCCTTCTCACCGTGGTTCAGGCGAGCTCGGAGGACATTCCGATCGGCCGTACCCATTGCCCGGTGGTGGAACGAGTACTTCTCGAGGAACGTGCGTGTCTTCCACCCACGCATGCGTGCCGTCGTCACCGCGACCCAGTCAATCGCACCTTGCTTGACCGGCACGTAGCCGCCGACCTCGTCGAAGCAGCGGCGACGAAACAACTGACACGCACCCGAGACGTGTCGGAGATCGGCAAACCGATGCGCATAGCTGTGCACATCCGGCCGTGTCGGATCTTCGACGAATGGGGTCCCGGCCACGCCGAGTTCTGGATCGTCGGCGAACCTGCCGACGAGGAACTCGTAGTAGTCGGCCGGCAGCGTGATGTCGGCGTCGAGGTTGCCAATCAGGTCGAATTGCACTCTGGCTAACGACGCGTACCCGGCGTTGAAGGCGTGCGCCTTGCCCGCGAAGTTCCGCTCAGGCGAGCGCTCGAGTCGAAGCAGGCGAATCCAGGGGTGCCGCTGCGACGCAGCCCTGACAATCGCATCAGTGGTATCGGTGGATCCGTCACTGACGATGACCCACTCGATGGGACGTGTGGTCTGGCCGGCGACTGTGTCGATCAGCTGTTCCAGATGCGCTTCTTCGTTCCACGCCGGCGTGATCAGCGCGTACCGGAGACTGGCGCGGTCAGGCGCGGGCATCGACTGCCTCCAGCGCCACCGCGAGCGCCTTGGCCATCGTCCCCTGGCCCCAGTGCAGCATCGGCGTGCGAACCTTCCTCCAGCCCAGGTCCCGGTAGAAGAAGTGGCCGTCGGCTGCCTGAAGATTGCCGATCGTCCAACTGGCGACCTTCATGGCCGTCGGAAACGCCTGCGGGTCGAGGTCGGAGAGCAGAATCAACGTCTCGATGGCCTGGGCCGCACACTGGATGTCCACGGGAGCCGTGCGATCGTGGAAGTACTTCGGCCGTCCATCCGCCTCGAAGAACGTCCGCGTGAAGTAGCGCATGCCTCGCGCCAGCACATCGTCGAACGACGCATCTCCCGACGCCTTGCGGTAGGTGTCCACGGCGACGAGGTTGTACCCGGTGTGGAAGTTGTCCACCCAGTGATACTTGGGCTCCTCCGCGTAGTACCACGACCCGTCGTCTCGAAGGCGCGCGCAGGTGTACAGCGCCGCCTCTCGAGCCATCGATCTCTGGTGGTCGCTGCCGGTAATCGAGCTGAGTCGAGCCAGAAAGGCGGCGCCCATCACGCTTGCGTTGTGAATGGAGTTCTGGCGATAGGTGACGTAGCTGAGACAGGTGCCGGTCGCCGTCTTCTCGGCCGGCAGCGCGAGGATCCACCTTCCGACGCTCTCGGCCACCTGCAGATAGCGCGCGTCGTCGAGCGCCTCGTACGCCTGGACGAAGACGAGGCCAAGCAGCGAGGACCAGATCAGGGTGGGCTCGCCCTTTGGCCGGCGTCCGCTCCTGGTGGCGTACTCATAAGGGTCGCCCCAGCAGTAGTCGCTGTAGCCAGGCGCGCGGTTGGCCATCAGCCAGTCGAGGCATCGCCGCGCTTCCTTCGCGAAGCGCGCGTCTCTGGTTGTGCGGTACCGCACGAGGTATGCCCACGCCATGTAGCCGAGGCCAATCGCCGACTCGTGCGGCCTCACGCCAAGCAGAGGACGGATATTGAACGGGGCGCGAAGCACCACCTGCTGCAGCACTCGCATAGGCGGCACCTTCCCCATCGTCAACGGATAGAAAAGGGACGAGTTGCCGTCAGCCGGCTCGTAGGCGCGGTACTCGTGTGCCTGCACCCACGCGACGACGCGATCGAAGCTCGTCTCGAGCCTCGACTTGAGCCCGGTCGGCACGCTGATGGTGTCGAGCGACGCACTCATCTGGCGATGCCGAGCTCGGCGCAGACATGACCCATCGGGAGCACCCGCGCGCCGGACTGGCAAGCCAGGGCGACCACTCTTTCGAATGTCGCCGGCGTGCAGCCGTAGGCGGACGGCGTCGGGTCCACGTCGTGAGTCGAGAAGATCAGCCAGCCGCGCCTTGCAGCGCTCTCGTCGATCACCCGCTTGATGGCATCCATGTCGTCGCGCGTCTTGTAGTCCAGGAAGAACGACTTCAGCAGGTGCAGATCGATCCGGCCGGCATTGAAGGTCTGCCCGCCGCCGCGGCTGGCGCGGAAGTGCGGACCGACGGCGCGCTTGACCTGCAAAGTCGGACCCTCGAGCGGAAAGGCAAAGACATCCAGCTCCATTCCTGGAATGACTTCCGCCAGCGCATCGTTATTGGCACGAATGGAACGCTCGAAGGCCTCCGGCGTGGCGCGAGTGCCATCGAGGTGCTCGCGCGTATGACAGCCAATCTCGTGTCCGTCCTCGACGACCTGAGCGACTTCAGCGGCGGTCGCGATGGCTCCCGATGGACTCGGTCCACCGAGCAATGCCGAGGAGACAAAGTAGGTGCCCCGCACGCCGTGCTCGCGCAGGATACGGCCGCCGACCGTGTATGCAGTTCGCGGAAAGTCATCGAATGTGAACGACACGTACGCATGCGGTGCGTCGAGGAGGAAGTGTTGACCTCCCCAGTGCTCGATGGCGTAGCGGCGCCACTTGTTGCGAGCGCGGTGAATCACGCCCACCTCGCCTGCTCCTCGTCACGGACCGTACTCACGTCGCCAAGCCGCTGCTGCCAGGCCGCGTCGTCGAACAGCATGCGCTCGGCCGTTGCCAACGTCATGACCTTGTCAAGGGAATCGGTGTAATTCGCCTGTCCTCGGCAATGTTGGTCGGCCATCGCCCTGACCCGCTCGAGGTCGAGTGACTGCTCGAGACGCGGAGCGGCAGCGGCCAACACGGCTTTCACCGTCGGCGCGAGCTGATGCCGCATCCAGTGCCGGAAGTGGTAGAACTTGTCCACTCCAAGAAACCGGGTCTCGAGGACCGGAGCCGGCAGCACTGCGGCAAGGCGTGCCATCCAGTCCGGCGCACCATGGCTCGTCATGTACTCGGTCTTGATCGCGGCGCGACGCCACAGTTTGCGAGCGCGTGCCGGGCGCGTGACGACGACACCGGCATCTGTCGGCAAGCCGAGCAGTGCTGGCCGCTGGCCGATGACGGCCGCCGCCGACTCACAGGCGCGCCGCACCTCTGGCGCCGCGCCGTACAGAGCCTCCACGACTTGCGGCGCGAGAAACGGCGTCCGGGTAATCACCTGCGATCGTTCGACGACGTAGCGGCCGTACCCCTGGAGGGGAATCTGATGGAACAGCGTTCCGGAGAGCGGGTCGGCGATTCGTGGAGAGAAGGCCGCCTCGGCCTGGGTCATGCAATCGAGCAGTTCAGGACGAAGGAAGTTGCCCTTCGGAACCGTGAACTTGAATGCGCGAACCCCGCGCATCATCTCGCCACCCCAGTTACCGGTGATCCGTGCCGGCGCTATGGCACGCGCCAGCGCGTTGACGTGAAGCTCCGCGGCGCCCGACAGCCCAAGGTATCCGTCCGAGATGTACACCGATCGGTCGAACGTCTGCCGGAAGTTCGCCAGGAACTCGCCGCCCAGTCCGATCACCTGGTGAGGCAGGCCACAGATGCCGGCGACTGACTGAGCCACGGAGACGTCACCGGTCTTTCGATACATGCTGCCGAACGTGTAGGACGGCAGCGGCGGTCCGTCGGCGAGGCAGGCCGCGATCATCCGCGAGTCCAGCCCGCCGGTCAGCGAGAGGGCCGACGCGGGTTCGGCGATTGCTGCTCGTCGAACCTCCGTGCGAAGTGCGGCGGTAAAGCTCGCACGAAAGTCATCGGCACTCAGTCGTGAGCCGCGTTCGAGCTCCTGCTCGACGAAGTACCTGCTAATCCGCACGCCGTCGCGGTCGAACGACAGCATGGTCCCGGGTTCCAGTACAGCAATTCCCCTGAACAGCGATCGCGTCGTCAGCGTGCATCCGCAGGCAAGGAACTCTGCAAGACCCTGCGTATCGAAGGCGCGTGCCTCGGGACAGACAGCAAGGATCGCCTTGGCCTCCGACGCAAAGAACGTCCTTGAACCGACAGTTCGTACGAAGAGACGCTCGCGACCGTATCGATCGTTGAAGAGAATGACGCGGCCGCTCGACGGTTCGGCAACAAGGCCCGCCGATGTCCCGCCGATACCCTGGAAAATGTCTTCGGGGGTCGTGCCGCTTGCGACTGCGGTCGCTCGCTCACCGGTCGTGAGCGTCAGCAGCGGTCCGGACTGGTGCGCAAGCGGCCGCAGCTCGACTTGACCCACGCTTGCTCCGGCCGCAGGCACATGCATTAGCCGCGACGAATACCATGCCTCGAGGCGCATGCTGCGAAGCATCACCCTCGTCTGTGCCAGCAGTTCCTCTGGCAAGCTGCGCGAGCCCGACAACGACGCGTCGATGATCCCGAAGATGCCTGGCATGCCTACTCGCGGTGCCGCAGCGTCGGCCAGCCCAGTGCCGCCGTCACGACTCCGCCGAAGTACGCAAGCTTGAGCGCGAGACGCATGCGCCAAGCCGTGGGCGCGAGCAGGGACACTGGCAAGGCAACGACGCCTCCGACCAGCAACACGATGCCACGCCAGGCCAGTACCCATGACTGGCGACCGTCGTGAATCCACTGGCCGCGGATCGTCCCCGATCGCCACATTCGCCGTAGCTGGAAGCGGGGCGTCCACCTCTCGGGCGGGACAACCTCGCTCACGACCGCCTCGTCGCACCAGACAAAACTGTGGCCCCCGGCGACGCCGCGCGCGAAGAAGTCGCTATCCTCACCTCCGGAACGACCGAGCGCGGCATCGAACCACAAGTCGCCGCGCGTGAAGAGGGGGCGGCGCAACAGCGCGTTTCCGGTCCGCATGTCCTGAGTGCCGATGGCGTGACCCGTCCGATGACGGGGCCGGTCGAGAACGCCTGACGACTCCAGCCAGGCCGGGGCGCTCGCTGGCAGCACCGGCACGACGGGACCCAGCACGCCTTGGGCACCGCTCGCCTCGAGCGTCTCGTAGTGCCGAAGCAGCCAGTCCGGCACCGGCGTCTCATCGTCGTCAATCATCGCGATGAGCGTGCCTTGCGCCAGTCGGACCGCTCGATTTCTGGCAAGCGCGATGTTTCTCTCGGGTTCGCAATCGTACCGGATGGGAATGCGCGCCGTCCGCGCCGCATCGGCAACGGACGCTTCGCAGAGCCGCTCTAGATCATTTTCGATGACGATGATTTCGTACCCGAATCGATCCGCGGTCTCCTGGCCCTGGAGTACCTCGAGGAGGGTCGTCAACAGCGCCTGACGGCGATAGGTGCAGACGCAGACGGAAATGAGTTCGCGGGCTGGCGGAGTCAATCCGCTTCACGATGCTGACGGCGCGCTGGCATACCAGCGACGACGGGCGTCTCGAAAGACGGCGAGCATTGATTCAGGGACGCGGTCGGCGAGCCTGTGCTGAAGTCCGAGTCTCATGGCCAGCTTGCCACGAACGGTGAGCGGTATGTAGTAACGGGGCACCTCCACGCGCTTGAAGCCGTTGTTCTCCTTGAAATCGGTCAGGCTGTCACGCTGCTTCTTGCCGTAGGAGAACCTGCCGTAGCACAGGTGCCCGATGTTGCGTGCTGCGCAGGCACGGACGGCTTCGGCTATGAGGGCATTGGTTGGCGACTTATCCCGGTGCGACACTTTGGACAAAATCTGCATCAGACGGGCTTGCAGGCCGTCATTGGAGATGACCATCTTGGCGAAGCCGACGATCTCGTCCTGCCACAGGGCTGCGAGAAAGACGCTCCTTTCCAGGAAGCTGGCGTTCTCCCGCTTGACGGTGTCGAAGTCCTTGCCGTAGTGCCAGAATGCCTTGCCGTGCCGCACGGGACACTCGTTGTAGATGTCGACGATGCCGCGCACGAGAGGTTCATCGAACGCCAGTTCGCTGACGACGATTCCCTGCTTCTCGCTCTTGCGGACGACGTTTCGTGTCTTCCTGTCGACCTGGACATTCCACCAGTTCTCGAACGTCGACACCGGAATGGCCGCCGCGTTGTCCCATTCCATGGGATAGCTGAACTCGGGCGATGTGTGCGGCAGCGTCTGCACGAGGGTGATGATGTCCAACGCTTGCGGGCCCTGCCGAACGCGACTCAGGAGCGCTGGTACGGCCGTGGGATGGTCGAAGCCATCGGCTTCAAGGCTGGCGACGCGCACGAGTGTTCCGCGCACGATGAGCGATGGCGCAGCACCTGACTCCCGTACATCGTTCATGGAATGTTGCATGGGACTGATGTGTCCCTGACTGGTCGCGTTGCCGGCGTTCACGTCAGCGCCGGCGCCATTGCAAGGGTACCGTCAGCGCCGTGCAGACCGACGAACGACCGAATCGCGCTTGCCACGCGTTCCTGCTGTTCGGCCGTGAGGCCCGGGAA includes:
- a CDS encoding glycosyltransferase family 4 protein, producing the protein MSTPLRRPLRVCHLAYTFHESDNRVMRYVRTLAARGDQVDVIALRPAGSGRRADEGTIRVYQIQRRSTTERAAWMYLLKLLWFWLKSMSILSWLQVRRRYDVVHVHNVPDFLVFAAWLPKVMGARLILDIHDMMPELYAGKFAQGRPSKTFGMLAALERLSCRFADHVIASNDLWVETLNRRSAAADKCTVFINHPDLTLFRPRQRARPDGAPFVFLYPGSLNHHQGVDLAVRAFAAARSQMPSAELHIYGRGPALPLLHDLVKELHLGEAVRIKDFLPSVQIAEVMSAADVGVVPKRADGFGNEAFSTKILEFMACGVPVIVARTRIDAHYFTDALVNFFEPGDVESLAGVMRQVYAHAAEQVGRIEAAREFAGHQSWQARRADYERLVDALASFNRTAALHAS
- a CDS encoding glycosyltransferase family 2 protein yields the protein MPAPDRASLRYALITPAWNEEAHLEQLIDTVAGQTTRPIEWVIVSDGSTDTTDAIVRAASQRHPWIRLLRLERSPERNFAGKAHAFNAGYASLARVQFDLIGNLDADITLPADYYEFLVGRFADDPELGVAGTPFVEDPTRPDVHSYAHRFADLRHVSGACQLFRRRCFDEVGGYVPVKQGAIDWVAVTTARMRGWKTRTFLEKYSFHHRAMGTADRNVLRARLNHGEKDFLVGGHPGWQLLRSVFQMRQKPLVLGGACLMAGYAWAWARRLQSPVPPDLRAFHRAEQLERLRAFVGRGRGAVDERSTSAAPSPSRE
- a CDS encoding polysaccharide deacetylase family protein; amino-acid sequence: MIHRARNKWRRYAIEHWGGQHFLLDAPHAYVSFTFDDFPRTAYTVGGRILREHGVRGTYFVSSALLGGPSPSGAIATAAEVAQVVEDGHEIGCHTREHLDGTRATPEAFERSIRANNDALAEVIPGMELDVFAFPLEGPTLQVKRAVGPHFRASRGGGQTFNAGRIDLHLLKSFFLDYKTRDDMDAIKRVIDESAARRGWLIFSTHDVDPTPSAYGCTPATFERVVALACQSGARVLPMGHVCAELGIAR
- a CDS encoding asparagine synthase-related protein; amino-acid sequence: MPGIFGIIDASLSGSRSLPEELLAQTRVMLRSMRLEAWYSSRLMHVPAAGASVGQVELRPLAHQSGPLLTLTTGERATAVASGTTPEDIFQGIGGTSAGLVAEPSSGRVILFNDRYGRERLFVRTVGSRTFFASEAKAILAVCPEARAFDTQGLAEFLACGCTLTTRSLFRGIAVLEPGTMLSFDRDGVRISRYFVEQELERGSRLSADDFRASFTAALRTEVRRAAIAEPASALSLTGGLDSRMIAACLADGPPLPSYTFGSMYRKTGDVSVAQSVAGICGLPHQVIGLGGEFLANFRQTFDRSVYISDGYLGLSGAAELHVNALARAIAPARITGNWGGEMMRGVRAFKFTVPKGNFLRPELLDCMTQAEAAFSPRIADPLSGTLFHQIPLQGYGRYVVERSQVITRTPFLAPQVVEALYGAAPEVRRACESAAAVIGQRPALLGLPTDAGVVVTRPARARKLWRRAAIKTEYMTSHGAPDWMARLAAVLPAPVLETRFLGVDKFYHFRHWMRHQLAPTVKAVLAAAAPRLEQSLDLERVRAMADQHCRGQANYTDSLDKVMTLATAERMLFDDAAWQQRLGDVSTVRDEEQARWA
- a CDS encoding glycosyltransferase family 2 protein; the protein is MTPPARELISVCVCTYRRQALLTTLLEVLQGQETADRFGYEIIVIENDLERLCEASVADAARTARIPIRYDCEPERNIALARNRAVRLAQGTLIAMIDDDETPVPDWLLRHYETLEASGAQGVLGPVVPVLPASAPAWLESSGVLDRPRHRTGHAIGTQDMRTGNALLRRPLFTRGDLWFDAALGRSGGEDSDFFARGVAGGHSFVWCDEAVVSEVVPPERWTPRFQLRRMWRSGTIRGQWIHDGRQSWVLAWRGIVLLVGGVVALPVSLLAPTAWRMRLALKLAYFGGVVTAALGWPTLRHRE